A window from Phoenix dactylifera cultivar Barhee BC4 unplaced genomic scaffold, palm_55x_up_171113_PBpolish2nd_filt_p 000452F, whole genome shotgun sequence encodes these proteins:
- the LOC103696252 gene encoding uncharacterized protein LOC103696252 isoform X2, with product MSVATAAASAQNISTIPRPDRFYPPPTRSYLVKIRPFSNSSPSPGLFSQARRFVFVQMRAVPCRKVSRWKIGSLLSGESVDESPRRDVPDQLSLDELLPVAEVLCIVPPAIYSIGCLVASALPGAAKPFQVLSGNRFFVCQYFLLVGAVVIGNVVRWRQWRRMYRVNENGVNVDLVRRVEKVEQDLQSSVKIVRVLSRQLEKLGIRFRVMRKALKEPINENATLAQKNSEATRALAVQEAVLERELGEIQKVLLAMQAGLKYTKTVWLLRV from the exons ATGTCAGTCGCCACTGCTGCTGCCTCTGCTCAAAATATATCAACAATTCCACGTCCTGATCGGTTTTACCCGCCGCCCACTCGGAGTTATCTTGTAAAAATCCGTCCTTTCTCCAATTCTTCCCCTTCTCCAGGTCTTTTCTCGCAGGCGAGGCGGTTCGTGTTCGTCCAGATGAGAGCCGTCCCCTGCCGGAAGGTGTCTCGGTGGAAAATTGGTTCCTTGTTATCAG GTGAGAGTGTTGATGAGAGTCCACGGAGAGATGTGCCGGATCAGCTGAGCTTGGATGAGCTCCTTCCAGTTGCTGAAGTGCTCTGCATTGTTCCGCCTGCCATCTATTCGATCGGTTGTCTTGTTGCTTCGGCGCTCCCAGGAGCGGCCAAGCCATTCCAGGTCTTATCGGGGAACAGGTTTTTTGTGTGCCAGTATTTTCTCTTAGTCGGTGCTGTGGTGATTGGAAATGTGGTTCGTTGGAGGCAGTGGCGGCGGATGTATAGGGTGAATGAGAATGGGGTGAATGTTGATTTAGTACGAAGGGTTGAGAAGGTGGAGCAGGACCTGCAGAGCTCAGTGAAGATAGTTCGAGTGCTGTCGAGgcagcttgagaagctcgggatTAGGTTCAGAGTCATGAGGAAGGCCTTGAAGGAACCGATTAATGAA AATGCCACTTTGGCACAGAAGAACTCTGAGGCTACTCGAGCACTAGCAGTGCAAGAAGCTGTTCTTGAAAGGGAGCTTGGTGAAATCCAGAAGGTCTTGTTGGCAATGCAG